The DNA segment AGTTATTCTGGAGCAGGGGATCCCATACGTTTCTGGTCCACAGTGGCTGCATGATGAAGTTCTACGCCATCGTTGGGTGATTGCGGTTGCAGGTACCCACGGCAAAACCACAACGGCAGGGATGGTCACTTGGATCTTGGAAGAGTGCGGTTATGAGCCAGGCTTTGTGATTGGTGGCGTTCCTGGAAACTTTGACGTTTCCGCTCGTATGGGCAACAGCCCATTCTTTGTGATCGAGGCCGATGAGTACGATTGTGCCTTCTTTGATAAACGATCCAAGTTTGTGCACTACTGCCCGCGTACGTTGATCCTCAATAATCTTGAGTTTGATCATGCGGATATTTTCGACGATCTTAAAGCGATCCAGAAACAGTTCCATCATCTAGTTCGTTTGGTACCGGGCAAAGGCCGTATTATTTTGCCGAGCAACGATGCCAATCTGAAACAGGTTATGGGGATGGGTTGCTGGAGTGAGCAAGAGCTTAGTGGTGAAGAGGGAACGTGGAACGCGCGTAAACTCAATCCAGATGCTAGCCATTACGAAGTTTTGCTGGATGGTGAAGTCGTGGGAGAGGTTAGCTGGGGCTTAGTGGGTGAGCACAATATGCATAACGGCTTGATGGCGATTGCCGCTGCCCGTCATGTTGGCGTGTTGCCTGCCGATGCTTGCCGTGCCTTGGGAAGCTTTATTAATGCCCGTCGTCGTTTAGAGCTTCGTGGCGAAGCCTTTGGCGTGAAGGTTTACGATGATTTTGCACACCATCCTACGGCTATTTTGGCAACGCTGGCGGCTTTACGCAGCAAAGTCGGTGGAACCGCACGCATTCTTGCTGTGTTGGAACCGCGCTCTAATACTATGAAAATGGGCGTATCTAAGAATGACCTAGCCCCGGCGCTTGGCCGTGCGGATGAGGTCTTCTTATTCCAGCCACATCACATTCCGTGGCTGGTCACTGAAGTGGCAGAGGCCTGTGTTCAGCCGGCTCACTGGAGCGCCGACGTTGATGTTCTGGTAGATATGATCGCTAAAACAGCGCAGCCTGGCGATTATATTTTGGTGATGAGCAACGGTGGCTTTGAAGGTATCCATAGCAAATTGTTGAAAGCACTTGAGCACAAGCAAGAGATTGCTGAGCAACAGTAAGTTGCCGCTCTAATGAATCAGCCGTGGCTTAGTCCACGGCTTTTTTGTGCCTGATATTTTGATAAAAAAAAGCCTCCGCAAGCGGAGGCAATGGGGTTCGTCGGGTTAGACGAGAGTGTTAGCTGGCTGAATCGGGTTAGACACAGGAAGCGCCAGCCTTATGATGAAACATCTTAATAATTAACGGTAAATCTCAGCGGTGGCGTGGTAGTTGCCATCCAAATGAGCTTCAACGATATGGAATGCGGTAGCGCCTTTGGCATCAGCTTTATCGGACAGCTGTGCTTTGATATCTGAAGGCGAACCATCGATACCACTGATGGTTATAGTGCCAATGGATTGCATAGAGGAAGCCTGCTGTGCGCTGATGGATTGCGCAGCAAAAGCACCAAAAGAAACCATAGAAAGAAGACTTAAAGCAGCAACGGTAGTTTTGATTTTCATGATTATTTTCCTATTTTTCATTCTGCCGCAGTACTTCGATCTTAGATTCAATGACGATATTCTTTTGGTCACTGCGGTTTAACTTTAGCGATTCATTTACGGAGTTTGTGCTCCGCAAAGCAGGTGAATCCGTATTTTATTTGTAGATTTCAGCAGTTGCGTGGAATGAGCCTTCGTTGCGGGCTTCAACTACGCGGTAAGCTGTTGCGCCTTGCGCATCGGCTTTAGCTGACAGAGCCGCTCTGATATCAGAAGGGGCTGCGCTTACGCCGCTTACGCTGATGGTGCCAACAGGCTGCATTTTTGATGCCTGTGCGTTATCAACTAATTGAGCAGCGAATGCGCCGAAAGAAAGAGAAGAAAGAACGGCTAGAGTTGCAATAGTAGTTTTAATTTTCATGATGTATCCCTCAGATATTGTTTTATTTAGTTTTGAACTGTGATTCAAATCACGAAAACAAGTGTACACCTAGTAACTCGAAAAATTAATAGCGAGCTAATGGTTTGTTAGGTTTATTTGTTTGGTATTGTTTTGATGAATAGATCTAAATGGAATAAAAACAGCGCAAAAAACACACTTTTAAGACTAAAGTCTAATTAAATCAATAAAGTAACATCATGTTGCAAAATGTGCGGTCCGTAGCGTTTGTGACCGGCAGGAATATAGATATAGGACTGATTGACCATTAATGCTATTTGAAGTAGCGAATCATGCTGTGTGAGTTGTGTAATTAAGCGGAAAAGAGTACGGCAAGTTTGAGGAGGGCGCATGGGGGCAATCATAGGCCTGACAGATATCAGGCCTGAGAACCGGATTACAGTTCTTGATCAAACAGCGACAAAATAGCGTCGTGCAGCTGCTCAACGGAGAACCCTTTTGCAGGCGTGGTGAAAATTGTGTCGTCACCTGCGATAGTTCCCAAAATCCCTTCTGATTTGCCTAATGAATCCAATAGGCGTGCAATTAATTGCGCTGCGCCTGGGCTGGTATGGATAACGACAACGGATTCGTTGTAATCCACGTCGAGAACCAGATTCTTCAACGGGCTGCTCGTAGTCGGAACGCCAAGTTCTGCTGGCAGGCAGTACACCATCTCCATTTTGGCATTTCGTGTACGGACGGCACCAAATTTGGTCAGCATACGAGATACTTTGGATTGGTTGATATTCTCAAAGCCTTCATCTTGCAGAGCCTGCACGATCTCACCCTGAGAACTGAATTTCTCTTCTTTGAGCAGCGCCTTGAATGCCTTGATCAAGTCTTCTTGTTTTGTTGGAGTTCGCATTCTTCACCGTAGGAATAGAAATAGAGAACATTATTATGCGTAATAATGAATTTTTATGCAATTTAAGTGCGGAAAACGTTAAGTCGGTCACTATAGAGTTCAAACCGGCAAGGTGATGATTTTACCACCTTGCCCATAAAATGAATATGTTAGCGGGAACTTTGGTTATGTCATCGGCATTCGTAAATAGATTGTTATTAAAATGATGTTGTTGTGATGTAAAAGAAGGGTGTAATGTAATGGCCGGGTAATGAGCTGTGATAAGTGCGCAACGAATTCCTACTCTGTGGCCCTATATCTTTCATGCATAAGCTATTTTTTATTATAAACCTTGCAGTAGGACATGGAATTAGTGCGTCATATCCCAATCTTTGTGTTAACAGATTGTTTTTTAAGACATGATGGACTAAGGTGCGCGGTAATGCATTCACGGCACTCTTAAATTAAAGATAAATCAAGGAGTATAGAATGAAAGTTGCAGTTCTCGGCGCAGCCGGCGGTATTGGTCAGGCTTTAGCCCTTCTTCTCAAAACTCAGCTTCCTTCAGGTTCAGAACTCTCCCTTTATGATATTGCGCCAGTCACCCCAGGTGTCGCCGTCGATCTCAGCCACATCCCAACAGCCGTTAAAATCAAAGGTTTCAGCGGTGAAGATGCGCGCCCTGCTTTGGAAGGCGCGGATATCGTATTGATTTCTGCGGGTGTTGCTCGTAAACCGGGTATGGATCGCTCCGACCTGTTTAATGTGAACGCCGGTATCGTACGTAATCTGATTGAGCAGGTTGCTAGCACGTGTCCTAAAGCTTGTGTAGGCATCAT comes from the Hafnia alvei genome and includes:
- the yhcN gene encoding peroxide/acid stress response protein YhcN; protein product: MKIKTTVAALSLLSMVSFGAFAAQSISAQQASSMQSIGTITISGIDGSPSDIKAQLSDKADAKGATAFHIVEAHLDGNYHATAEIYR
- the mpl gene encoding UDP-N-acetylmuramate:L-alanyl-gamma-D-glutamyl-meso-diaminopimelate ligase, with product MRIHILGICGTFMGGLALLARTLGHEVTGSDANVYPPMSTLLEKEGITLMEGYDPSHLDPAPDLVIIGNAMTRGNPCVEVILEQGIPYVSGPQWLHDEVLRHRWVIAVAGTHGKTTTAGMVTWILEECGYEPGFVIGGVPGNFDVSARMGNSPFFVIEADEYDCAFFDKRSKFVHYCPRTLILNNLEFDHADIFDDLKAIQKQFHHLVRLVPGKGRIILPSNDANLKQVMGMGCWSEQELSGEEGTWNARKLNPDASHYEVLLDGEVVGEVSWGLVGEHNMHNGLMAIAAARHVGVLPADACRALGSFINARRRLELRGEAFGVKVYDDFAHHPTAILATLAALRSKVGGTARILAVLEPRSNTMKMGVSKNDLAPALGRADEVFLFQPHHIPWLVTEVAEACVQPAHWSADVDVLVDMIAKTAQPGDYILVMSNGGFEGIHSKLLKALEHKQEIAEQQ
- the argR gene encoding transcriptional regulator ArgR; this encodes MRTPTKQEDLIKAFKALLKEEKFSSQGEIVQALQDEGFENINQSKVSRMLTKFGAVRTRNAKMEMVYCLPAELGVPTTSSPLKNLVLDVDYNESVVVIHTSPGAAQLIARLLDSLGKSEGILGTIAGDDTIFTTPAKGFSVEQLHDAILSLFDQEL
- the yhcN gene encoding peroxide/acid stress response protein YhcN; this encodes MKIKTTIATLAVLSSLSFGAFAAQLVDNAQASKMQPVGTISVSGVSAAPSDIRAALSAKADAQGATAYRVVEARNEGSFHATAEIYK